The genomic stretch TTCTAATTTTTTCACAACCTCACAACCAAATCCATCATCTCCAAACAACAAATTTCCACAGCCAACTACTAATATATCTTTCTTTTTTTTCATCTTCTCATCCTATTTAGTTTTATTTTTATTTAGTTTTTCTTTGAATTTTTTTGCCACATCTTTTGGATTTTCTGATTGATATATACTTCTTCCAACAATTACATAGTCATTTTCATCTAAAATGTTAATAATTTCTTCAATTTTTCCCCCTTGATAACCAACTCCTGGTGTCATTACTGGAAGTTTTGCGATATCCTTAATTTCTTTGAGTCTCTCTGGTCTTGTAGAGGGAGCAACAATAGCATCAACTTTAAGTTTTTTAGCCATTTTTGCTAATTTATTGGCAATTGGTTGCATATATTGAATAGCCCCTGGATGACTCATTTCTGTAACCATTATTACCTTTTTATTAAATTTTTTAGCAACTTCTTGGACTGCTTTAACAGAGTCTTCTCCAACGAAGCCATGGACTATTATTCCATCAGCATATTTTAAGGCAATTTCTGCTATTTTTCTGTTAGTTTCAGGAATATCCGCAACTTTAAAATCACATATAACCTCTCTATTACATATTTTTTTTATTTCTTCAACAATTTCCAATCCAGAAGATAAAACTAACGGATATCCAACTTTTACAGCGTCAATATAATCCTTAACTTCATTC from Methanocaldococcus lauensis encodes the following:
- the pyrF gene encoding orotidine-5'-phosphate decarboxylase: MPKLMIALDVLNREEALKIVNEVKDYIDAVKVGYPLVLSSGLEIVEEIKKICNREVICDFKVADIPETNRKIAEIALKYADGIIVHGFVGEDSVKAVQEVAKKFNKKVIMVTEMSHPGAIQYMQPIANKLAKMAKKLKVDAIVAPSTRPERLKEIKDIAKLPVMTPGVGYQGGKIEEIINILDENDYVIVGRSIYQSENPKDVAKKFKEKLNKNKTK